Proteins encoded together in one Bombiscardovia nodaiensis window:
- a CDS encoding alpha-glycosidase, which translates to MREQGSQLRGPLAHHDGSALYVSNPQPNLGESVELSLRACRNLHVDEVYLRVVVDGEPHYTQARLRSQDPQEQWWTATVEIVNHITSYRFRLDTAAGSLWLNAGGLHRHDIPDAQDFRLTTYQLPTWTNSAVIYQIFPDRFARSPRQRNETYPDWALPAQWSDPVAANTPEGVRQIYGGSLYGIEEHLDYIQQLGANTIYLTPFFPARSNHRYDASTFAHVDPLLGGDQALRSLTNAAHLRSMHVLGDLTLNHSGVTHEWFAKGQADPDSPEAGFYYFDRQAGTYATFDGVESLPKFDHRSAELRRRLYDGPQSVVARYIRDFGLDGWRIDVAQSAGKYRGVDLSDLVAERTHATMSATRSNLLLLAEHQFDASPTLQGPGWQGAMAYAAFTKPVWAWLGACLRENAWGAPGPAERFGGNDMADIMQEYASLVPWQSFAASMTLLDSHDTARFRSVAGPYQSLGVALLMTLPGIPSVFSGDEVGIGGSGLEEGRQPFPWNENSWDRPLYQLYRSLIALRHEHPCLSQGGLRWLNCGQEFVTFERADAHETLLVQVNRGEHSPVISTVNAANLLGGPDLTAGQTMPTQAPSFHIWRINKQE; encoded by the coding sequence GTGCGCGAACAAGGTAGTCAGCTTCGGGGGCCCCTCGCTCACCATGATGGTTCAGCTTTATACGTCAGCAATCCCCAACCAAATCTGGGCGAATCAGTCGAGCTCTCCCTACGAGCCTGCCGCAACCTCCATGTTGACGAGGTTTACCTGCGCGTAGTGGTAGACGGCGAGCCGCACTACACTCAAGCTCGGCTGCGCAGCCAAGACCCGCAGGAACAGTGGTGGACAGCAACCGTAGAGATAGTCAATCACATCACCAGTTACCGCTTCCGCTTAGACACCGCCGCCGGCTCCCTATGGCTCAACGCCGGAGGCCTGCACCGCCACGACATCCCCGATGCCCAAGACTTCCGCCTGACCACCTATCAGCTACCCACTTGGACCAACTCTGCCGTCATTTACCAAATATTTCCCGACCGCTTTGCCCGCTCGCCCCGCCAACGCAATGAAACCTACCCAGACTGGGCTCTGCCGGCGCAGTGGAGCGATCCGGTCGCCGCAAACACCCCCGAGGGCGTACGGCAGATCTATGGCGGTTCCCTGTATGGCATTGAAGAGCACCTGGACTACATTCAGCAGCTGGGTGCCAACACCATCTATCTCACCCCCTTCTTCCCGGCCCGATCCAACCACCGGTACGACGCTTCAACTTTTGCACATGTGGATCCCCTGCTGGGCGGCGACCAGGCTCTCAGGTCTCTCACGAACGCAGCCCACCTGCGGAGTATGCACGTTTTAGGAGATTTAACACTCAACCACTCAGGAGTCACCCACGAGTGGTTCGCCAAAGGCCAGGCCGACCCCGATAGCCCAGAAGCTGGCTTCTACTATTTCGACCGCCAGGCAGGCACCTATGCCACTTTTGACGGTGTGGAGAGCCTGCCCAAGTTCGACCACCGCTCCGCTGAGCTCCGGCGCCGCCTGTATGACGGGCCGCAGTCGGTGGTTGCCCGCTATATTCGAGATTTCGGCTTAGATGGTTGGCGCATAGACGTGGCCCAATCCGCCGGAAAATACCGGGGTGTGGACCTGAGTGACCTCGTGGCCGAGCGCACCCACGCCACCATGTCCGCCACCCGCAGCAACCTCCTTCTACTGGCAGAACACCAGTTCGATGCCTCCCCCACCCTCCAAGGCCCCGGCTGGCAGGGAGCCATGGCCTACGCCGCCTTCACCAAACCGGTCTGGGCCTGGCTTGGGGCTTGCCTGCGCGAGAACGCTTGGGGCGCGCCCGGCCCAGCCGAACGCTTCGGCGGCAATGACATGGCAGACATCATGCAGGAGTACGCTTCGCTGGTCCCTTGGCAGTCTTTTGCCGCCAGCATGACGCTCTTGGACTCCCACGATACGGCACGCTTCCGCTCTGTTGCCGGCCCCTACCAGAGCTTGGGTGTTGCCCTGCTTATGACGCTTCCTGGCATTCCCTCAGTGTTCTCCGGCGACGAAGTAGGCATTGGGGGCAGCGGCTTGGAAGAGGGCCGCCAGCCCTTCCCCTGGAACGAAAACTCCTGGGACCGGCCGCTCTACCAGCTCTATCGCTCGCTCATTGCCCTGCGCCACGAGCACCCCTGCCTGAGCCAGGGCGGTCTGCGTTGGTTGAACTGCGGGCAGGAATTCGTAACTTTCGAACGGGCCGATGCCCACGAAACCCTTCTGGTGCAAGTCAACAGAGGCGAGCATAGCCCCGTCATCTCCACCGTCAACGCTGCGAACCTGCTAGGCGGCCCCGATTTGACAGCTGGCCAAACCATGCCCACCCAAGCCCCCTCTTTCCACATCTGGCGCATAAACAAGCAAGAGTAG
- the malR gene encoding HTH-type transcriptional regulator MalR: MSKATVSRVLNERPGVSPQMRQAVLTAIDVLGLERPSGLRPRSSGLVGLILPSLEDPIYPVFAQVVQTNLARLGYTPVLCIQNREGAGEDEYVGMLLDRGVSGIIFVAGQHSFTDADKTRYESLLAQRLPVVFVNGYMEGINAPFISCDDMAAGDLAVRHLAALGHRRIGLLLSSATNIADLRQAEGFCRAMRREFGLVDDNLIDVSFKGEEGGYAGAIRLLSKGVTAVVCASDLLALGAIHALSQRGHRIPKDISVVGYGDSNFMAYTAPPLTTVRQPILAMGAFTAQTLVKCIDGESFSAGESLFPPELVIRGSSGVRSD; encoded by the coding sequence GTGAGCAAGGCGACCGTTTCGCGTGTGCTCAACGAGCGACCTGGAGTCAGCCCGCAGATGCGGCAGGCCGTGCTCACCGCTATAGATGTGCTGGGACTTGAGCGTCCAAGTGGCTTGCGGCCGCGCAGTTCTGGTCTGGTCGGACTCATTCTGCCGAGCTTGGAGGACCCCATTTATCCGGTCTTTGCGCAGGTAGTGCAGACGAATTTGGCTCGCTTGGGCTACACGCCCGTTTTGTGTATTCAAAACCGCGAGGGGGCGGGCGAGGACGAATATGTGGGAATGCTACTGGACCGGGGTGTCTCCGGCATCATTTTTGTGGCAGGCCAGCACTCTTTTACCGATGCCGACAAGACTCGCTACGAAAGCTTACTTGCCCAACGGCTCCCGGTCGTATTCGTCAACGGCTACATGGAGGGAATCAATGCGCCTTTCATCTCCTGTGACGACATGGCTGCTGGCGACTTAGCTGTTAGGCATCTTGCTGCCCTGGGGCACAGGCGCATTGGGCTCCTGCTCTCATCGGCTACCAATATTGCCGATTTGCGCCAGGCTGAAGGTTTTTGCAGGGCCATGCGTCGGGAGTTTGGACTGGTAGACGACAACCTGATCGACGTGAGTTTCAAGGGCGAGGAAGGTGGGTATGCCGGTGCTATTCGCCTGCTCAGCAAGGGGGTCACTGCAGTGGTGTGTGCCTCAGATTTGCTGGCTCTGGGTGCCATTCATGCCCTGAGTCAACGCGGGCACCGCATCCCCAAGGACATCTCAGTGGTAGGCTACGGCGATTCGAATTTCATGGCCTATACGGCTCCTCCGCTCACCACCGTGCGTCAGCCAATTTTGGCTATGGGAGCCTTCACCGCTCAGACGCTCGTTAAGTGCATAGATGGGGAGTCGTTCTCCGCTGGTGAGTCGCTCTTCCCGCCTGAATTGGTTATTCGCGGGTCATCGGGTGTGAGAAGCGATTAG
- a CDS encoding maltose ABC transporter substrate-binding protein — protein MKVFSQHNVAAAVAVASATVMMLSGCSGSSSSQQSSSSAPKSEKSGSSSITVWADADHTAAIKDAAAAFTEKTGVKVELVQKSLGSVQQDLITQVPTGKGPDIAIGPNDWTGLLATDGVIQPIELGNTKSKFQKVGIDAFNFNGKVYGLPFSLENVALVRNTKLAAQAPTSWDDMVAAAKAAGLQYPLLIQVGDQGDSYTMYPIETSFGSFAFGRNSDGSYNPKELTIGDEHGVTFAKWLQEQAKAGVLSTSMTADIALSKFEQGASPYLITGPWNIKAIQKAGMSVSVDPIPSVGGQQVHPFVGSNGFFLSAKTKNKLAATNFLTNYIATDSVQEMLYKAGGVPPALTKAYEEAGKDAVVQGFEKAGKDGVPMPNITEMSAVWQSWNSTEVSIINQRGDPTTLWQQMSEQIKSTMEKKS, from the coding sequence ATGAAAGTGTTTTCGCAGCACAATGTCGCAGCTGCTGTAGCTGTAGCCAGTGCCACAGTGATGATGCTGTCGGGTTGCTCAGGCAGCTCAAGTTCGCAGCAGAGCAGCTCTTCCGCTCCAAAGTCAGAAAAATCCGGTTCGAGCAGTATCACCGTGTGGGCAGACGCTGACCACACTGCAGCTATCAAAGATGCCGCTGCCGCCTTTACCGAAAAGACCGGCGTGAAAGTCGAACTCGTGCAAAAAAGTCTGGGCTCTGTCCAGCAAGATTTAATTACCCAAGTTCCTACGGGCAAAGGGCCAGATATTGCCATAGGCCCCAACGACTGGACGGGCCTGCTGGCCACCGACGGCGTGATTCAGCCTATAGAGCTGGGCAACACCAAGTCTAAGTTCCAGAAGGTGGGCATTGATGCCTTCAACTTCAATGGTAAGGTGTACGGGCTGCCTTTCTCCCTGGAAAACGTGGCACTCGTGCGCAACACCAAGTTGGCAGCACAGGCGCCAACATCCTGGGATGACATGGTGGCCGCAGCCAAAGCCGCCGGGCTACAGTATCCCCTTCTGATTCAAGTGGGCGACCAGGGCGACTCCTACACCATGTACCCGATTGAAACTTCCTTTGGATCCTTCGCATTTGGCCGCAACAGCGACGGCAGCTACAATCCCAAGGAACTCACCATCGGCGACGAGCATGGTGTAACTTTTGCTAAATGGCTGCAAGAGCAGGCCAAGGCGGGCGTGCTCTCTACTTCGATGACTGCGGATATTGCCCTCTCGAAGTTTGAGCAAGGCGCCTCGCCCTACTTGATTACCGGTCCTTGGAACATCAAGGCCATCCAGAAAGCGGGCATGTCCGTTTCAGTAGACCCCATTCCCAGCGTGGGTGGGCAGCAAGTTCACCCCTTCGTGGGGTCCAACGGCTTCTTCCTGAGTGCCAAAACGAAGAACAAGCTGGCCGCGACCAACTTCCTGACCAACTATATTGCCACCGACTCTGTGCAGGAGATGCTCTACAAGGCTGGAGGCGTGCCACCGGCATTGACCAAGGCTTACGAGGAGGCGGGCAAAGATGCGGTAGTGCAAGGCTTTGAAAAGGCTGGCAAGGACGGCGTTCCTATGCCGAACATTACCGAAATGTCTGCCGTCTGGCAGTCCTGGAATTCCACTGAAGTGTCGATCATCAACCAGCGCGGCGATCCCACCACGCTCTGGCAGCAGATGAGCGAACAAATTAAGTCGACGATGGAGAAAAAATCCTGA
- a CDS encoding sugar ABC transporter permease, whose protein sequence is MSSHDSQVDQGKSRKRRQAERIAERASVRLGPTLVKIVLLGLLDAFSVYSAFMLAARRSWYFMAAVIVVALVINWIYWQQGHLAAKYLTPGLIFLLIFQLFAITYSAYISFTNYGTGHNGDKEQAITSLLQAASTKVPNSPSYTVTVVQCGKDLGFAIANDDGEIQVGNAHTPLHQVQAASSDESGHVSKLPGCQVLDFNDLLSRQDEVTTLAVPLSSDAKQGQLKTSDGQTAFVYKPSLEYNRAKDTMTDTTTGLVYTDRGTGAFVAEGDKELKPGWKINVGLSNFTSVFASKQLRGPFGQVMVWTIEFSVISVASTFILGLFLALVFNEPRMKGRKIYRSILILPYAFPAFLSALVWSGLLNEKFGFVNQVLLGGADIPWLHSAGLAKIAILVVNLWLGFPYMFLVCMGALQSIPEDLSEAAKIDGASAWQIFRLIKFPLLLVSVAPLLISSFAMNFNNFNLIYMLTQGGPAQTGTGLNVGSTDILISMVYKIAFVGADKNYGLASAFAIVIFAVVALVSAIGFRASKSLEELN, encoded by the coding sequence ATGAGCAGTCATGATTCTCAGGTAGACCAAGGCAAGTCGAGGAAGCGTAGGCAGGCTGAGCGCATAGCCGAGCGGGCGAGTGTGCGCCTAGGGCCTACTCTGGTAAAGATTGTGCTGCTTGGGTTGTTGGATGCTTTCAGCGTATACTCGGCTTTCATGCTCGCCGCCCGCCGCAGCTGGTACTTCATGGCGGCCGTGATTGTGGTGGCACTCGTCATCAATTGGATCTACTGGCAGCAAGGTCACTTGGCTGCTAAATATTTGACGCCAGGGCTGATATTTCTGCTGATTTTCCAGCTCTTTGCCATAACCTATTCGGCCTATATTTCGTTTACCAACTACGGCACAGGGCATAATGGCGACAAGGAGCAAGCGATTACCTCCCTGCTCCAAGCTGCCTCGACTAAAGTGCCTAACTCGCCCTCCTACACGGTGACTGTGGTGCAGTGTGGCAAGGATTTAGGTTTTGCTATCGCCAATGATGATGGGGAAATTCAAGTGGGCAATGCTCATACACCCCTCCATCAGGTCCAAGCCGCGAGCTCAGATGAGTCTGGACACGTCAGCAAGTTACCGGGCTGTCAGGTGCTTGATTTCAACGATTTGCTCTCTCGGCAAGATGAAGTTACCACACTGGCGGTCCCCTTAAGTAGTGATGCTAAGCAGGGGCAGCTGAAAACTTCGGACGGGCAGACGGCCTTTGTTTACAAGCCCTCGCTGGAGTACAACCGGGCCAAAGACACGATGACCGACACAACAACAGGTTTGGTCTATACGGACAGGGGCACGGGCGCGTTTGTAGCCGAAGGTGACAAGGAGCTCAAGCCAGGTTGGAAAATCAACGTTGGTCTCTCCAACTTCACCAGCGTGTTCGCTTCCAAGCAGCTGCGAGGACCTTTTGGGCAAGTGATGGTGTGGACCATCGAGTTCTCTGTTATTTCGGTGGCATCCACTTTCATTCTCGGGCTGTTTTTGGCGCTCGTGTTCAATGAGCCGCGCATGAAAGGCCGCAAAATTTACCGGTCTATTCTGATTCTGCCATACGCTTTCCCTGCATTTCTCTCGGCCCTGGTCTGGTCCGGCTTGCTCAACGAAAAGTTCGGTTTTGTCAACCAAGTGCTCCTAGGCGGTGCCGACATCCCCTGGCTCCACTCGGCAGGGCTGGCAAAAATCGCCATTCTGGTGGTCAACCTTTGGCTGGGTTTCCCCTACATGTTCCTGGTGTGTATGGGCGCCCTCCAATCCATCCCAGAGGACCTGTCAGAAGCTGCGAAGATTGACGGCGCCTCAGCCTGGCAAATTTTCAGACTCATTAAGTTCCCGCTATTGCTGGTTTCGGTAGCGCCGCTGCTGATTTCATCCTTCGCCATGAACTTCAATAACTTTAACCTCATCTACATGCTCACCCAGGGGGGTCCTGCACAGACTGGCACCGGTCTCAACGTGGGCAGCACAGACATTCTCATATCTATGGTTTACAAGATTGCCTTCGTGGGAGCCGATAAGAACTATGGCCTGGCTTCGGCGTTCGCTATCGTCATCTTCGCCGTTGTGGCGCTCGTCTCGGCCATTGGTTTTAGGGCCAGCAAGTCCTTAGAGGAGTTGAACTGA
- a CDS encoding sugar ABC transporter permease: protein MVNQTQTQALRTAPSPGRSIGPSRWTRAGLWFRRTGWRHLVGIVACIFAGFPILYVLSASLNEQGTLISSNSMFSSVSWGNYFQLFHMPQQPYGNWYINTIVIGLLTAAMSVFLGALAAYAFSRLRFTGRRVGLLALILVQMFPQVLSIVAIYLLLDTLGEISPTLGINSRLALILVYLGGALGTNTYLMYGFFNTVPKEIDEAAEIDGAGHVRIFFTIILPLAAPILAVIALLSFIGTVSEYAVASTVLVSPEKQTLAVGLYDFVSQKFSQNWGLFSAGAVLAAIPVVVVFFFLQRYIVSGLTLGSVK from the coding sequence ATGGTTAACCAAACTCAAACTCAAGCCCTTCGCACAGCGCCCTCGCCGGGTCGATCGATAGGACCTTCCCGCTGGACCCGCGCAGGCCTGTGGTTCCGCCGCACTGGTTGGCGCCACCTGGTGGGCATTGTGGCCTGTATATTTGCGGGCTTTCCGATTCTCTACGTGCTCTCGGCCTCGCTGAACGAGCAGGGCACGCTCATATCGTCCAACAGCATGTTCTCTAGCGTGTCTTGGGGCAACTATTTCCAGCTTTTCCACATGCCTCAGCAGCCTTACGGGAACTGGTATATTAACACTATTGTTATCGGTCTTCTGACAGCGGCGATGTCAGTCTTCTTGGGTGCTCTAGCTGCGTATGCGTTCTCCCGACTGAGATTCACGGGTCGAAGGGTGGGTTTGCTCGCGCTGATTCTAGTACAGATGTTTCCACAAGTGCTTTCCATAGTAGCGATTTACCTCTTGCTTGACACACTCGGCGAAATTTCGCCGACGCTGGGCATCAACAGCCGGCTCGCACTCATTCTGGTCTACTTGGGTGGTGCGCTAGGAACCAACACCTATCTGATGTATGGTTTCTTCAATACGGTCCCCAAGGAGATTGACGAGGCGGCCGAGATTGATGGAGCTGGTCATGTCCGTATTTTCTTCACTATTATCCTGCCCTTGGCTGCTCCAATTTTAGCCGTTATTGCCCTGCTTTCCTTCATTGGAACAGTTAGCGAATACGCAGTTGCTAGCACTGTGCTGGTCTCGCCCGAAAAGCAGACGCTGGCTGTGGGTTTGTATGATTTCGTTTCGCAAAAGTTCTCGCAAAACTGGGGTCTCTTCTCTGCAGGTGCTGTTCTGGCCGCCATCCCAGTGGTAGTGGTGTTCTTCTTCCTCCAACGCTACATCGTCTCCGGACTAACCCTAGGCTCGGTCAAGTGA
- the amyA gene encoding putative cyclomaltodextrin glucanotransferase — translation MTGDLIYQLITDRFYDGDPSNNDPVSAQHEYSPDHTNWQLYWGGDFAGVAKKISYLKDMGVGAIWISPPVQNISTPAIDSLGQVSAGYHGYWGMDFFVPDPHFGSWRDFDAMVSAAHAQGIKVIMDWAINDTSPEDVNNSHYAVNGALVKAGQTIATYNDDPSGYFHHNGGVTDYNDRYQVQYKNLFNLADLAQENPATSQYLHEAVGTWTAHGVDGIRMDAVKHMPGGFLKSYTDHIYNTRNMFIFGEWADTASSSLWQDEVKFANTSGMSVENFDLNSNLRSVFAYGAPMSQLDEAVARQQSSYHWSNQLVNFVDGHDVSRFLSLNNNTNLFDEATVTNMTVPGIPSVYYGDEQYSHDDSTNPSLQVGGDPYNRQMMPCFDENTRNFKIVKSLADLRRANPALRYGSSTTRWINDDVYVYERSFYGNTVLVAVNKGTAAYSLDGLLTKLPQGSYADTLQGLLGGGTLTVTKGTKELNPTNHYLLKGGQSAVWSYVAPSEGTPQVGNVGPTRGHSGDIVSVTGKNFGTRPGAVTVGGVKAGLGQWSTDKVDFVIPDRAKAGLQDVILTGSNGIASNPIAYSVSAASQVATTFTVDGTSTSYGDEIYLTGSVPELGNWSTDTAVAVGPMVCPNYPTWFVVASVPAGQRIEYKFFVRKADGSIQWEGGNNHVYVTPTQGLGSARVKWQ, via the coding sequence ATGACGGGTGATCTGATTTATCAGCTGATAACTGATCGGTTTTATGATGGCGACCCTAGCAATAATGATCCGGTATCGGCCCAGCACGAATACAGTCCAGACCATACCAATTGGCAGCTGTATTGGGGAGGTGATTTTGCGGGTGTAGCAAAGAAAATCTCATATTTGAAAGATATGGGAGTAGGCGCTATATGGATATCGCCACCGGTGCAGAATATAAGCACTCCTGCTATTGATAGCTTGGGCCAAGTATCGGCAGGTTACCACGGCTATTGGGGTATGGATTTCTTTGTACCTGATCCGCACTTTGGTTCTTGGCGAGATTTTGATGCTATGGTGTCGGCTGCTCATGCGCAAGGTATCAAAGTAATTATGGACTGGGCCATCAATGATACTTCACCAGAAGATGTAAATAATTCTCATTATGCAGTTAACGGGGCCTTAGTAAAGGCGGGCCAAACAATAGCTACATACAACGACGATCCCTCTGGGTATTTCCATCACAACGGGGGTGTTACTGACTACAACGATCGTTATCAAGTGCAGTATAAGAACTTATTTAATCTTGCTGATCTTGCTCAAGAAAATCCGGCAACTTCCCAATATCTGCATGAAGCTGTGGGCACATGGACAGCTCACGGTGTTGATGGTATACGAATGGATGCGGTTAAGCACATGCCAGGAGGATTTTTAAAGAGCTACACTGACCACATTTATAATACTCGAAATATGTTTATCTTTGGTGAATGGGCTGATACTGCCTCTTCTAGCTTGTGGCAGGATGAGGTGAAGTTTGCTAACACCAGTGGCATGTCAGTTGAGAATTTCGATCTCAATTCAAACCTGCGTAGTGTGTTCGCTTATGGAGCTCCCATGAGCCAATTAGACGAGGCGGTTGCCCGACAACAATCGTCTTATCACTGGTCTAACCAGTTGGTGAATTTCGTTGATGGGCATGATGTGTCGAGATTTCTGTCGTTGAATAACAATACTAATTTGTTCGACGAAGCCACTGTGACGAACATGACTGTTCCGGGAATTCCGAGTGTGTACTATGGTGACGAGCAATATAGTCACGATGATTCGACTAATCCCTCTCTGCAAGTAGGAGGGGATCCATATAACAGGCAGATGATGCCTTGTTTTGATGAGAATACCCGCAATTTTAAGATCGTAAAGTCTCTGGCTGACTTGCGCAGAGCTAATCCTGCACTCAGGTACGGTTCATCGACAACGCGATGGATTAACGATGATGTGTACGTTTATGAGCGCAGTTTTTACGGCAATACGGTTCTTGTTGCGGTGAATAAGGGCACGGCTGCATACTCTTTGGATGGTCTTTTAACAAAATTGCCGCAGGGAAGCTATGCAGACACACTCCAGGGTTTGCTTGGTGGCGGTACTCTAACAGTAACGAAGGGTACTAAGGAGCTAAATCCCACAAATCACTATTTACTGAAGGGAGGGCAGAGTGCTGTCTGGTCTTATGTTGCTCCAAGTGAAGGCACTCCTCAAGTTGGTAATGTAGGGCCTACTAGGGGCCACTCTGGTGACATTGTGAGTGTGACCGGTAAGAATTTTGGTACCCGTCCTGGTGCTGTAACTGTAGGTGGCGTTAAAGCCGGTCTAGGGCAGTGGTCCACAGACAAAGTCGATTTTGTTATTCCAGACCGAGCTAAGGCGGGTCTTCAAGATGTCATCTTGACGGGGAGTAATGGGATAGCTTCAAATCCTATTGCTTATTCAGTATCAGCGGCCTCACAGGTCGCAACTACTTTTACGGTTGATGGCACATCTACTTCCTACGGCGATGAGATTTATCTAACGGGGAGTGTGCCCGAGCTTGGCAATTGGAGTACTGATACCGCGGTTGCTGTCGGCCCCATGGTCTGTCCGAACTATCCTACCTGGTTTGTTGTGGCTAGTGTGCCGGCAGGACAGCGCATTGAATATAAATTCTTCGTTAGGAAAGCCGATGGCTCAATTCAGTGGGAAGGAGGTAACAATCACGTATATGTAACTCCAACTCAGGGGCTTGGTTCTGCGCGTGTTAAATGGCAGTGA